From a single Miscanthus floridulus cultivar M001 chromosome 8, ASM1932011v1, whole genome shotgun sequence genomic region:
- the LOC136472307 gene encoding uncharacterized protein isoform X2, producing MDGADLPSHSAATAADGDRPPESAGDGGVEDEPAAAPPPERCEALASAIAGVLAGALREHEERAAATARSQGEVAAAVDRLNGELDRLLENAPSMVIMQHSARISSIRKRISAMNMLLKSIQRRIDNIDRIISTDHSSPVQKAGNEVGSRF from the exons ATGGACGGCGCGGATCTCCCCTCCCACTCCGCCGCCACGGCAGCCGACGGCGACCGGCCTCCGGAGAGCGCGGGCGACGGCGGCGTGGAGGACGAACCTGCCGCCGCGCCCCCTCCGGAGCGGTGCGAGGCGCTGGCCTCCGCGATCGCGGGGGTGCTGGCCGGTGCGCTGCGGGAGCACGAGGAGCGAGCGGCCGCCACGGCCCGGAGCCAGGGCGAGGTCGCCGCTGCCGTAGACCGCCTCAACGGAG AGCTAGACAGGCTATTAGAGAATGCACCCTCAATGGTAATAATGCAACATTCAGCAAGGATTTCCAGTATCCGCAAGAGGATTTCAGCAATGAACATGCTACTCAAGTCCATACAGCGACGCATAGATAACATTGATAGAATTATTTCTACTG ATCATTCATCTCCTGTACAGAAAGCCGGTAATGAAGTTGGATCAAG
- the LOC136472307 gene encoding uncharacterized protein isoform X1, with protein sequence MDGADLPSHSAATAADGDRPPESAGDGGVEDEPAAAPPPERCEALASAIAGVLAGALREHEERAAATARSQGEVAAAVDRLNGELDRLLENAPSMVIMQHSARISSIRKRISAMNMLLKSIQRRIDNIDRIISTESTDHSSPVQKAGNEVGSRF encoded by the exons ATGGACGGCGCGGATCTCCCCTCCCACTCCGCCGCCACGGCAGCCGACGGCGACCGGCCTCCGGAGAGCGCGGGCGACGGCGGCGTGGAGGACGAACCTGCCGCCGCGCCCCCTCCGGAGCGGTGCGAGGCGCTGGCCTCCGCGATCGCGGGGGTGCTGGCCGGTGCGCTGCGGGAGCACGAGGAGCGAGCGGCCGCCACGGCCCGGAGCCAGGGCGAGGTCGCCGCTGCCGTAGACCGCCTCAACGGAG AGCTAGACAGGCTATTAGAGAATGCACCCTCAATGGTAATAATGCAACATTCAGCAAGGATTTCCAGTATCCGCAAGAGGATTTCAGCAATGAACATGCTACTCAAGTCCATACAGCGACGCATAGATAACATTGATAGAATTATTTCTACTG AGTCTACAGATCATTCATCTCCTGTACAGAAAGCCGGTAATGAAGTTGGATCAAG